In candidate division WOR-3 bacterium, one DNA window encodes the following:
- a CDS encoding glycosyltransferase family 39 protein yields the protein MILKRYLFYFVIRIFFIILIANFYAPRDFEYGEIARNIIAGKGFSRSYNIETQPAPSSSHAPLYPFFLALFYKFGTKPIIFLLIQIIQAIISTITILLISKTSRFIFNDPAARLTELFAGLYPPLIYYCTKLVPTTIFLFLFSLTIYLILKSSDRIFFHYIIAGVVTGLAILCDPVALVIYPSMFLWFLINKKINFFKMILVIIMSLIILTPWTIRNYNIHKKLIPITTQFGVNLWIGNNPHATGTDYFKIKSIEKEEYILMTHTLPFNVQDSLSKIPEIERTYFYLNEALNFIIREPLKFIGLIFKKFYYYFWFAPSGEYSSKDLEKFRILFYIFYLPNFILGMAGVFLSMRNRENVLFIIFSLFFISCIYIFTHVGLIRYRMPVELYLLIFSAYFVASIRK from the coding sequence ATAATTCTGAAAAGATATCTTTTTTATTTTGTTATAAGAATCTTTTTTATCATACTGATTGCAAATTTTTATGCGCCGCGAGACTTTGAGTATGGTGAAATAGCGAGAAACATTATTGCGGGCAAGGGCTTTAGCAGGTCCTATAATATTGAAACACAACCCGCACCAAGTTCGTCCCATGCTCCATTATATCCCTTTTTTCTCGCATTATTTTATAAATTTGGCACCAAACCAATAATTTTTCTTTTAATCCAAATCATTCAGGCAATAATCTCAACGATAACGATCTTATTGATTTCAAAAACTTCGCGGTTCATTTTTAATGACCCAGCAGCCCGTTTAACCGAACTTTTTGCCGGATTATATCCCCCACTGATTTATTATTGTACCAAACTCGTGCCTACGACCATCTTTTTGTTTTTATTCTCACTAACAATCTATCTAATACTAAAAAGCAGTGATAGAATTTTTTTCCATTATATCATTGCCGGTGTGGTTACAGGACTCGCTATATTATGCGACCCTGTGGCGTTAGTAATTTATCCTTCAATGTTTTTATGGTTTCTTATCAACAAAAAAATAAACTTCTTTAAAATGATTCTGGTAATTATTATGTCATTAATAATTTTAACACCATGGACAATAAGAAATTATAATATTCATAAGAAGCTCATCCCCATAACCACACAATTCGGTGTTAATCTATGGATTGGGAATAACCCGCATGCCACGGGAACCGACTATTTTAAAATAAAATCAATTGAAAAAGAAGAATACATTCTAATGACCCATACTCTGCCCTTTAATGTCCAAGACAGTTTATCTAAAATTCCTGAAATTGAACGCACATATTTCTATTTAAACGAAGCATTAAATTTTATCATAAGAGAGCCATTAAAATTTATTGGGCTTATATTCAAAAAATTTTACTACTATTTCTGGTTTGCACCATCAGGTGAGTACTCATCAAAAGACCTTGAGAAATTTAGAATCTTATTTTATATTTTTTATCTTCCGAATTTTATCTTAGGTATGGCTGGCGTTTTTTTATCAATGAGAAATCGCGAGAATGTTTTATTCATCATTTTTTCTTTATTTTTTATCTCCTGTATATACATATTCACACATGTAGGTTTGATAAGATATCGCATGCCTGTAGAATTATATCTGCTTATCTTTAGTGCCTATTTTGTGGCATCCATAAGAAAATGA
- the rpsT gene encoding 30S ribosomal protein S20, with amino-acid sequence MPIKKRSKSVLKNIRKSRRRYLQNLKKKKKLKEAIKKIRKAKSKEEAVKLFPKVQSIIDKSVQDGIIKKNTAARYKERLAKFIRTKLT; translated from the coding sequence ATGCCAATAAAGAAAAGGTCTAAATCGGTGCTTAAGAACATTCGCAAGTCAAGGCGGCGCTATTTACAAAATTTAAAAAAGAAAAAGAAATTGAAAGAAGCGATTAAAAAGATAAGAAAGGCGAAGTCAAAAGAAGAAGCGGTTAAATTGTTTCCCAAGGTTCAGTCTATAATCGACAAATCAGTTCAAGATGGAATAATAAAAAAGAATACCGCTGCCCGGTACAAAGAAAGATTGGCGAAGTTCATAAGAACTAAACTTACATAA
- a CDS encoding T9SS type A sorting domain-containing protein has product MQSLMIVYFIFAQWSTPVNLGIPGVEDRNPQTCREQLWESPTCLVWQANVSGNWEIFSRVISSYWSDTIRIPTGPGADINPTVAYDTLRNLFWCAWQRYTDNNWEIFVSSKATSGPWTAPVRLTNDTNTDASPSIWVIGTNVWVVWRKNNNIYSCYYNGTIWSAPMPVTNDATIIMNDNPKISNRLNHPFVVWVRDRDIYYSEYINNAWTAPQAIAPHTANDTLPEIAVTPQWPDPYRRVWVLWQSNRDGNYEIYRTGCDSMNVFYRITNNNANDITPNPLDFAVLVRFSTPRLCGFSTDRNGNYDIYSLFFDYWGGCDTIPVDINPAQDILPVTTMVNGYPCYLWIFWQTDRNSDLDIYGSYITIFSDIHESGSKPQHSILKCIPNPATDVCNIWYSLNKTSKINLIMYDIEGRIVKKIYEGVKNQGNHHAKIDINSLTNGIYFLKLNTENSFYIEKIIVVK; this is encoded by the coding sequence ATGCAATCATTAATGATAGTTTATTTTATTTTTGCCCAATGGTCTACGCCAGTAAATCTTGGAATTCCCGGTGTGGAAGACAGAAATCCCCAAACCTGTCGGGAACAATTGTGGGAAAGTCCTACCTGCCTTGTCTGGCAGGCTAATGTTAGCGGTAACTGGGAGATATTCTCAAGGGTTATTAGTAGCTATTGGAGCGACACAATAAGGATACCTACCGGTCCAGGTGCAGATATAAATCCAACTGTTGCTTATGATACACTGAGAAATCTTTTCTGGTGTGCCTGGCAAAGATATACTGATAACAACTGGGAAATCTTTGTATCATCAAAGGCTACCTCTGGTCCCTGGACAGCGCCCGTCCGTCTGACCAACGATACAAATACTGATGCCTCACCATCAATCTGGGTGATTGGCACCAATGTCTGGGTGGTATGGCGAAAAAATAATAATATCTATTCTTGTTATTATAATGGCACCATCTGGTCAGCACCTATGCCGGTAACGAATGATGCGACAATAATAATGAATGACAATCCTAAAATTAGTAATCGATTAAATCACCCCTTTGTCGTCTGGGTAAGAGACCGTGATATTTATTACAGCGAATATATAAACAACGCCTGGACAGCACCCCAGGCGATTGCACCCCATACTGCTAATGATACACTACCCGAGATTGCTGTAACACCACAATGGCCCGACCCGTATCGGAGGGTGTGGGTACTCTGGCAGAGCAATCGTGATGGGAATTATGAAATTTATAGAACCGGGTGCGACAGTATGAATGTTTTCTATAGAATAACAAACAACAATGCCAATGATATCACACCTAATCCACTTGATTTTGCAGTGCTTGTTCGTTTTTCAACACCACGATTATGTGGTTTCAGTACAGACCGAAATGGAAATTATGATATTTACTCGCTATTTTTTGATTATTGGGGAGGCTGTGATACAATCCCTGTGGATATAAATCCAGCCCAGGATATTCTACCCGTCACAACAATGGTCAACGGCTATCCCTGTTATCTCTGGATTTTCTGGCAGACTGACAGAAATTCTGATTTAGATATATATGGATCATATATAACTATCTTCAGTGATATTCACGAATCCGGATCTAAACCACAACATTCCATTTTGAAATGCATTCCCAATCCCGCAACTGATGTATGTAATATATGGTATTCTTTAAATAAAACAAGCAAAATTAATTTGATAATGTATGACATAGAAGGTAGAATAGTCAAAAAAATATATGAAGGCGTTAAGAATCAAGGTAATCATCATGCGAAAATTGATATTAATTCATTAACCAACGGTATTTATTTTCTGAAATTAAATACCGAAAATTCATTTTACATAGAAAAAATAATTGTTGTAAAATGA